ACTTTAGAACTATTGTTTTTCCCATCTTTGATGTTGTGCTTTACTCATTATTTTAGTCATATTTCCAGGTTTTTTGATAAATAAAATCTTCTCTAATAACTGTTAAAATAAAAGGCTCTTGCCATTGACGAGAAAATTGCAAACAAATACTTGTATCTCCTGACTGGGCAATTTCTGAGATAATTATTTCACCTGTAGACTCTTGAGCCACTAGTTTTAAGTTAGTTGGTAAATCTTCTCCACATAACTCAACTATCACATCTATGACTGATTCAGATTGAGGGATGGCGGCAAGATTTAACCTTACTTCTCGATCTGATAAATCTTCCCCTAAGTTAATAATATCAGTTGCTAAGTACCCAATTTGTCCTGGTGTGGCAGCACTTCGATATCCAAAAGCTAATCCGCAATTATCTGAAGAAGACGGATCGAATAAAGGTTCTACTTGCTGCCAGCTTGAGTTTAAAATACAGCGAATTTTTTCCAGTAATCCTTGATTGGGAACAGGGACTAAACTAGGTTCTAATTCATCTAAATAAGGAACCAAATTTTCTAAAGGTTGCAACTTATTAATTAATAATTTACCAGTTTCTACAGTCTTACTAAATCCCAATAAAGTAGCCTGAGTTAAATCTTGATTCAAGCAGACCACTACATAACCAATCCTATCCGTAAAAGCATCTCTAGAAACTTCACAAATATCTGAATTTGACCAAATAGGACAGCATTCTAAATTACCACAATTCTTTACTACTAAATCAGCAACGTTGGCTAAATTTTGGATAACTGGATTCCAACTATTGCTAGCTTCTAAGTTGGTTTCTACTCCAAAACATTCGAGGTAATAATTTACCGCGTAAACGGCTAAAGTGTTTAAGTAGATTTGCTTTCTTTGTTCAGAATTAATTTTATGCTGATAAAAATGCTGAGC
The sequence above is drawn from the Merismopedia glauca CCAP 1448/3 genome and encodes:
- a CDS encoding DUF1822 family protein; amino-acid sequence: MKISHQVKSVNAKYPNFFPVPLTRIAHNYAQHFYQHKINSEQRKQIYLNTLAVYAVNYYLECFGVETNLEASNSWNPVIQNLANVADLVVKNCGNLECCPIWSNSDICEVSRDAFTDRIGYVVVCLNQDLTQATLLGFSKTVETGKLLINKLQPLENLVPYLDELEPSLVPVPNQGLLEKIRCILNSSWQQVEPLFDPSSSDNCGLAFGYRSAATPGQIGYLATDIINLGEDLSDREVRLNLAAIPQSESVIDVIVELCGEDLPTNLKLVAQESTGEIIISEIAQSGDTSICLQFSRQWQEPFILTVIREDFIYQKTWKYD